TGATGCCGCATACCAATCCCGGCAGATAGACTATCCACTCAGGCTCAACATGCCATCGGTACAGCCGCTGCATCCGCTCGATAATTAGTTCTGTCAGCGCCGTGGGTGCACTGCCATAGCCGAAGATACCATGGTCAACATGGTTATGCAGGGCGTCGGTGATCGCTTGGGGAACCTTGAAGTCACTATCAGCAACCCACATTGGCAGTACATCCTGGCCCTGGTACTTTTGCCATTTGATACTGTTGCTGCCGGTGCGGTCGATATACTGATCGAAAAGGGGATCATGTTGCTGGGAAATGGGGTGCATTGATAAGTCCTTTGCGCTGCAGGGAAGATACTATCCGGGGAAAATGAAGTCTATTATTGCCATATGACGCCAGAATAAAAAAGCCCCAGCACAAGTCTGGGGCTTAATGTGAGAGTTATCACTTGCTTTGCTAGAACTTTGATTTGACACCAAACTGTTCAGCAGCATAGGCAACACGTTCTTCTGGTGTTGGTGGCTTGGCCGGAACTCCCAAGTTTTCGATGTGCCGTAGCCGAGGTAGCAGGCCGGCACCGTTAGCGGTCTGGATCGCCAAACCCGGGCGTGCATTGAGCTCCAGTACCATCGGCCCCTGGATCTTATCAAGGACCATATCGGTGCCCATATAGCCCAATCCGGTCATCTCCCACGCACTTGAAGCCAATGTCAGCAGCTTGTGCCAGTTGGGAACGGCCAATTCACTCAGTTTACGGTCGGTGTCAGGATGGCGTTCAACCGGTTGGTCGAACTGCACGGCGCGGATAGCCTTACCGGTGGCAATATCGATGCCGACCCCTACCGCACCCTGGTGCAAGTTAGCCTTGCCGTCAGAGGCCGAGGTCGAGCAGCGCATCATTGCCATTACAGGATAGCCCTTGAAGACGATAACCCTGACATCGGGCACGCCTTCGTAACTGAAGCCGTCGAACACATTATCGAACTGGATCAGGTTCTCGATCATTGCCACATCGTTCTTGCCACCGAGCGAGAACAGCCCCGCCAGGGTGTTAGTGATGTGTCGCTCGACATCCTGCTTGTTCATCTCGGCACCGGACGGTTTTACATAAACCCCATCCTTGTGCTTGACCACCACCAGAATACCTTTACCGCCAGAGCCCTGGGCTGGCTTGATCACAAAACCCGGCCAGTCTTTGACCATGTCGTGAACGCGCTTGACGAACACCTGGCTGTCGATGACGCCAATCAGTTCCGGAACCGTGGCCCCAGCCTGTTTGGCAATCAGCTTGGTTTTGAGCTTGTCGTCCACCAGTGGATACAGGCTACGGTCGTTGTAGCGGCCAATGTAGCTGTGGTTGCGCTGGTTCATCCCCATGATCCCGCGCTCACGCAGTTTGAAGGGGGACGTAAACTGTGAGAACAGTGACATAGTTTAGTCCTCCGCGAGCGGCTTGAAGCGGCGCAGCTCACTCAAACGGTAGCCTGTGTAGTTACCCAACATCAGGATCAACGCCAGGATGATCAGCTGAATACCGATAAAGTTGAACGTCAGGTGGCGGATCAACGGGTTAGTCATTGCTAGGTAAA
This Photobacterium gaetbulicola Gung47 DNA region includes the following protein-coding sequences:
- a CDS encoding hypothetical protein (COG0189), with translation MSLFSQFTSPFKLRERGIMGMNQRNHSYIGRYNDRSLYPLVDDKLKTKLIAKQAGATVPELIGVIDSQVFVKRVHDMVKDWPGFVIKPAQGSGGKGILVVVKHKDGVYVKPSGAEMNKQDVERHITNTLAGLFSLGGKNDVAMIENLIQFDNVFDGFSYEGVPDVRVIVFKGYPVMAMMRCSTSASDGKANLHQGAVGVGIDIATGKAIRAVQFDQPVERHPDTDRKLSELAVPNWHKLLTLASSAWEMTGLGYMGTDMVLDKIQGPMVLELNARPGLAIQTANGAGLLPRLRHIENLGVPAKPPTPEERVAYAAEQFGVKSKF